In Eucalyptus grandis isolate ANBG69807.140 chromosome 4, ASM1654582v1, whole genome shotgun sequence, the following proteins share a genomic window:
- the LOC104442589 gene encoding L-type lectin-domain containing receptor kinase IX.1, with amino-acid sequence MELLSSDFKIFDTRELRSLLVLVLSLAIAFTASASSQGIDFRMQNFNNDDIQPQGDAMVDPSSFLIQLTKTNEDVDWSKGWATYHEPMRLWDKATGNVADFTTQFTFVIDSMGKSMFADGLTFFLVPEGSQLPINSAGLNLALVSPNRDPSNSSASFVAVEFDPLPNNSDGVMDPNCPHVGIDLDNLTSTNSSCVDWFRDKIVSGGQINATITYNSSTQNLSVLMIDADATGTDINSSAIYNIVNMTKYLPEWVTFGFSASTGTLSELHTLKAWEFRSNVQVVGKKSKLWLWSILGSSSFILLILVLAFIWFRRRSKRMRAHTSGEDDDPAIEEEFEQVSGPKKFSYKDLVTSTNNFAIERLLGEGGFGRVYEGYLTSVNASVAIKKISPGSRQGIKEYATEVKTISRLRHKNLVQLIGWCHEKKELLLIYEFMSNGSLDSHLFKKRTFLPWEKRYKIGQGIASALLYLHEEWEQCVVHRDIKSSNIMLDSDFNAKLGDFGLARLVDHAKGLQTTVLAGTMGYMAPECVYIGKASRESDIYSFGVVLLEIACGRKVVEPRAEEGQVRLVDWVWELYGTGRILDAAELKLGTDFDEKQLECLMVVGLWCSHPNYIGRPSIREAFNVLNFNAPPPVLPSKLPIPFSQASIVSSHATSTTGTEVSTFTTSSIQSSHLDSVALLPYTM; translated from the coding sequence ATGGAACTTCTCAGCTCAGATTTCAAAATTTTCGACACCAGAGAGCTTCGATCACTCTTGGTCTTGGTTCTCTCTCTAGCCATTGCCTTCACTGCTTCGGCATCATCACAGGGCATCGATTTCAGAATGCAGAATTTTAACAACGATGACATTCAACCCCAAGGTGATGCAATGGTTGATCCGAGCAGCTTTTTAATCCAACTTACGAAGACTAACGAGGACGTCGACTGGAGCAAGGGGTGGGCAACGTACCATGAGCCAATGCGCCTTTGGGATAAGGCGACCGGGAACGTGGCGGATTTCACCACCCAATTCACCTTCGTCATCGATTCGATGGGAAAGTCGATGTTTGCTGATGGATTGACCTTCTTTCTTGTCCCTGAAGGGTCTCAACTCCCAATCAACTCGGCGGGACTCAATCTCGCTCTTGTGAGTCCAAACCGCGACCCTTCCAATTCTTCTGCTTCATTTGTAGCCGTCGAGTTCGACCCTCTTCCCAACAATTCTGACGGTGTTATGGACCCGAATTGTCCACATGTTGGTATAGACTTGGATAATCTCACTTCCACGAACTCTAGTTGCGTCGATTGGTTCAGGGATAAAATCGTGAGTGGTGGGCAGATCAATGCTACCATAACGTACAATTCTAGCACTCAGAACTTGAGCGTTCTCATGATAGACGCGGATGCCACAGGCACCGACATAAATTCCTCCGCTATCTATAATATAGTCAACATGACAAAGTATTTGCCGGAGTGGGTGACTTTCGGTTTCTCGGCTTCAACGGGTACACTTTCGGAGTTGCACACTCTTAAGGCATGGGAATTCCGCTCTAACGTGCAAGTTGTTGGAAAAAAGAGCAAGTTATGGCTATGGTCCATCTTAGGCTCAAGTTCTTTCATTTTGCTCATCCTTGTTCTAGCCTTTATTTGGTTTCGTCGCCGTTCGAAGAGAATGAGAGCTCACACGAGTGGGGAAGACGATGATCcagcaattgaagaagaattcGAGCAAGTTTCGGGGCCCAAGAAATTCTCCTACAAGGACTTGGTCACATCAACCAATAATTTTGCAATCGAACGGTTGCTTGGGGAAGGGGGCTTTGGGAGAGTTTATGAAGGTTACTTAACTAGTGTGAATGCTAGTGTTGCAATCAAGAAGATTAGCCCAGGGTCAAGACAAGGGATAAAGGAGTACGCCACTGAAGTCAAGACCATAAGTCGGCTTCGGCATAAAAACTTAGTCCAACTTATTGGGTGGTGCCATGAGAAAAAAGAACTCCTCCTCATCTATGAGTTTATGTCTAATGGCAGCCTTGATTCTCATCTATTCAAAAAACGAACTTTCTTGCCATGGGAGAAGCGGTACAAAATTGGGCAAGGCATAGCCTCCGCATTGCTTTACCTCCATGAAGAATGGGAACAATGTGTTGTGCACCGGGATATAAAGTCTAGCAATATCATGCTTGATTCTGATTTCAATGCTAAATTGGGGGACTTCGGTTTAGCTAGGCTAGTTGACCATGCCAAAGGGTTACAAACAACGGTGTTGGCCGGAACCATGGGCTATATGGCTCCTGAATGTGTTTACATAGGCAAAGCGAGTAGGGAATCGGATATCTATAGTTTTGGTGTCGTCTTATTAGAAATAGCCTGTGGAAGAAAAGTTGTCGAACCAAGGGCTGAGGAAGGCCAAGTTCGGTTGGTGGATTGGGTTTGGGAGCTGTATGGGACTGGGAGGATACTTGATGCGGCAGAGTTGAAACTCGGTACTGACTTCGATGAAAAGCAATTGGAGTGCTTGATGGTTGTAGGGCTGTGGTGCTCTCATCCGAATTACATTGGCCGTCCTTCCATAAGAGAAGCTTTTAACGTTCTCAACTTTAACGCTCCACCACCTGTTCTTCCATCGAAACTGCCTATCCCATTCTCTCAAGCATCAATCGTTTCGTCCCATGCCACCTCGACTACCGGTACTGAAGTATCCACGTTTACTACCTCTTCTATACAATCCTCTCATTTAGATTCCGTTGCATTGCTCCCGTATACAATGTAA